A region of the Methanobrevibacter sp. genome:
TTAAAAACTAAACATGGTGATGTTAAAACTCCAGCTTTAATGCCGGTCATTCATCCGCGTAAACAGGCAATCGATGTTGGCAAATACGGTGCGGATATTGTAATTACCAATGCATACTTGATTTACAAGGATGATGAGCTAAAAAAAGAGGCTGTTGAGAAAGGATTGCATGAATTGATTCACTTTGATGGCCCTATCATGACCGATTCTGGGTCTTTTCAGTTGTCCGTTTACGGTGATGTTGAAATTACAAACAAAGAGGTAATCGAATTTCAGGAATTGATCAAAACTGATATCGGAACAAGCCTGGACATTCCAACAGCTCCTTTTGTTGAGAGGGAAAAAGCAGAAAAAGATTTGGAAATTACATTGGAACGTGCAAAAGAAGCAGTTGAATTTAAAAAAGAGCAAAATATGGAAATGCTTTTAAATTCAGTAGTTCAGGGTTCAACTTATCTGGATTTAAGGCGTGAATGTGCACGTGAGCTGTCAAAGCTTGATGCTGATTTGTATCCTATAGGTGCAGTTGTTCCTTTGATGGAGTCATATCACTATAAGGATTTGGTTGATGTCGTGATGAATTCAATGTCTGAGCTATCGGATACCGTTCCCCGCCATTTGATGGGAGCTGGCCATCCTATGATTTTTGCACTCTGTGTTGCAATGGGCTGCGACCTTTTTGATTCAGCAGCTTATATTCTATATGCGGAAGATGACAGGTTATTGTCAACAAGAGGCACCTATAAATTGGAAAACCTGCAGGAAATGCCGTGTTCATGTGAAGTATGTACCAAATACACTCCAGAGGACCTAAGAACAATGCCAAAAGAGAAAAGAAGGGATTTAATTGCTCAACATAACTTGCATGTGTCATTTGCAGAGTTGAGGTTAATCAGGCAGGCCATTTATGATGGAAATCTAATGGAGCTTGTTGAAGAGCGTTGCCGTGCTCATCCTTCACTTCTTGAAGCCGTAAGGCAGCTTGGAAATTACTCCAAAGATTTGGAAAAATATGATCCAAGGAGTAAAAAGTCAGCGTTTTTCTACACTGGTCCTGAGTCATTGTGCAGGGCGGAAGTCTTAAGGCATATGCAAAAGTTAAGGGAAATGCCTAAAAAAAGGGATTTGGTGATTTTGCCGCCTACAAGAAAGCCTTACTCAAAATTTGTTTCAGGCAAATTAGGTGAATTCTTTATTTATGGCGCACAACAAGAGCTGGATTTGGAAAACACTGATTTTATGGTTTTAGATATTCCATTCGGATTGATTCCTCTAGAGATTGATGAAGTTTATCCATTAAGTCAAAATGATGCTCCTAAAACCCGTGATGTGGATGGCATTGAATTTTTGGAAGATTTCATTTCAGAATTTGCAGAGTACTATGAACAGGTCCTCATCCATTCAAGGGTTGTCAAGGACTTGGAAATTGGTCTTTACAACAAATGCAAATGTTCAGATGAAATCAGGTTCAAAAAGGATGACATTAAAAAAGTCAAGGCCATTGCAGACTACCAGTTTGGTGCTGGAGCAGGCGATGCATTATTTACAGGCAACATTAACATAGAGAAAAGTAAAAAGACAGGAAAAATCAGACATATATATGACGGAAAAGTGTTGATTGTAAACATGAGGGCATCCGATTCTTATTTGATTTTATCAAAAGAAGGTGCAAAAAGACTTCACAATGCAATGCCTTATCCTCAAAATAGGGTTGTTGTAAACGAGGACTCCGTGCCTTTTGCACTCGATGGAAAAAGCGTATTCTGCAAATTCGTCACTGAATGTGATGAAAATATACGGGCAAAGGATGAAGTTCTGATTGTATCTGAGGAAGATCAATTGCTTGCTTATGGTAAATCTCTTTTAAGCGCCTGTGAAATAGAGCAGTTCCAGACTGGACAGGCCATCAAAACACGTAAAGGAATGAAAAAGTGATATTATGGGTGAAAATGATAAGGTTGATACAGGCCATCACATTGAAGATAAGGAGCTTATTAAAAATGCAAGAAAGCCTGTTGGCGAATTAGGTCATCAGATATTGGACAGGATGAACGAATCCCATGAGGCGATGGCCCAATGGGGTGTGAGTCATTTTGATATTGATGAAGACAGCAAAATATTGGATGTCGGTTGTGGTGGTGGAAGGAACATTCAGCGCTTTGCAAGCCAAATTTCCCAAAACGGCAGAGTTGTGGGCATTGACTATTCTGAAGTCAGCGTTGAAAAGTCCCAGAATCTAAACAAGCAGTATATTGATGAGGGTATTGTCAATGTATTGCAGGGTTCTGTTTCAGACATGCCGTTTTACGACGAAACATTTGATATTGTGACAGGTTTTGAAACAATATACTTCTGGCCGG
Encoded here:
- the tgtA gene encoding tRNA guanosine(15) transglycosylase TgtA encodes the protein MFEIKAKDNMGRVGVLKTKHGDVKTPALMPVIHPRKQAIDVGKYGADIVITNAYLIYKDDELKKEAVEKGLHELIHFDGPIMTDSGSFQLSVYGDVEITNKEVIEFQELIKTDIGTSLDIPTAPFVEREKAEKDLEITLERAKEAVEFKKEQNMEMLLNSVVQGSTYLDLRRECARELSKLDADLYPIGAVVPLMESYHYKDLVDVVMNSMSELSDTVPRHLMGAGHPMIFALCVAMGCDLFDSAAYILYAEDDRLLSTRGTYKLENLQEMPCSCEVCTKYTPEDLRTMPKEKRRDLIAQHNLHVSFAELRLIRQAIYDGNLMELVEERCRAHPSLLEAVRQLGNYSKDLEKYDPRSKKSAFFYTGPESLCRAEVLRHMQKLREMPKKRDLVILPPTRKPYSKFVSGKLGEFFIYGAQQELDLENTDFMVLDIPFGLIPLEIDEVYPLSQNDAPKTRDVDGIEFLEDFISEFAEYYEQVLIHSRVVKDLEIGLYNKCKCSDEIRFKKDDIKKVKAIADYQFGAGAGDALFTGNINIEKSKKTGKIRHIYDGKVLIVNMRASDSYLILSKEGAKRLHNAMPYPQNRVVVNEDSVPFALDGKSVFCKFVTECDENIRAKDEVLIVSEEDQLLAYGKSLLSACEIEQFQTGQAIKTRKGMKK
- a CDS encoding class I SAM-dependent methyltransferase encodes the protein MGENDKVDTGHHIEDKELIKNARKPVGELGHQILDRMNESHEAMAQWGVSHFDIDEDSKILDVGCGGGRNIQRFASQISQNGRVVGIDYSEVSVEKSQNLNKQYIDEGIVNVLQGSVSDMPFYDETFDIVTGFETIYFWPDFINDLKEVNRVLKKDGLVFFCNEAVYREGEMEKYDDLVELLDMKIYSEDVLKESLEKTGFKDFKAYVDEDNDWICILARKV